CTCTGTTCCTTTggttacctttttcttttcctttccactTGCCCTTATTGCGTCCTCTTCCCGCTTATCCTGTTCTTATCCGCCGAACCCTCtgctttccctctttttttttttttttaactttatctCTTCGGTTTTGCTGACAAGAAGTCAAAGAAAGATTAACAAAGCAGGGGGCGAATGAAAGAATCACACGCGTCCCCGAAAACGGTGCAGACACACGGGTTTCATTTGCCTTTGGGGAATTTCTCAGGTCCCAGAAAGACGTAGAAGGAACTGAACCCGAAGAAAGATCTTTCCACCCAGAATACACATTGCAGTCGAAAGTCAAGACAAAGTGGGCGTGCCTCTCACGCTCTGTGAAGGAGCAAGTAAAGTATTGGGGCCAGTGGCCGGCAAGAGGATTCAGTCATTTTCCTTTGGGTGATCTGTAAccaagagagggagaaggggaGGTTCCGGGGCAGCTAGTACATTTGGCCAGATCATAGAAGGTTCTCGATCTCACCTAAAATCCTATTTGATGTGAGCATGCTGTCCTTAAACGGatatgcaataataataaaaaaaattaaatatcacgataaattcaaattcataacaaatttatatttaattaattttttactacTAAAAATATCGAAttaatacacttatgacaaatttatgttaaattaattattttatcgttaaaaatcccaaatttgtatatttatgacaaatatacaatccgttaaattaaattaatgtgaccaaaaaaaatcacaaaaccggtacacttatgacaaatagaaggtaaaactccaaattagtacatcCATCAACTGCTACGTGTTAtctaactcaacaatttgacataaaatttaatggaaactaacgaggggtaaatttgtcacaaatatattaatttggggtatttagtgatcaaaaaattatttttaaataaatttgtcataagtatatctTGAGATTTTGTGGTCAAAAAgttagtttaaggtaaatttattatatatatatatatatcaatatatCAGTTTTGAGCTTTTCGTGGTCACATGTATAAAAGTTTAGGGGCTTTTGTGATAAtaatatctaaaaaaaaaaaaaaaatggataggTACCAACAAGACAACATGCTAAACAAACCTTCTATCCTGCAAAATCAGCAAAATACTAGAGACATATGTTTCATGAAAACTATAGATACGAGTTCGATGAGAAGGATTTTTTACTGCAGTTTTGATCAAGCAATACTTCCGTTGAAAACCAGCCTCaattgaattgttttttttttttttttttttggctttctttggCCGACTTTAGGATGGACCTTAATCTTTATGGACCGAATGCTTGTTAACATATAATTTCCAATTGCAAATCAGGTACTTTGATCCTCTACCTGAGAGGATGCTACTAGGGGCATCTCATTTAAATGCATCTACGCATCAATtgagaattgattttttatttttttcataagaaaattatattaattactcAAAATGATATAGAAGTACATAATTTTCATGACAAAGTAAATCGAAATAGAGCATGAATATtgaaaaacaaagccaaattGAGGATTTAGagttgagaattgattgaagcGCCAATAAATTCGCCTTGCAGAAATAGAGGTTCTTCATTCCTAAATCAAGTTTAGCATTTGGCTTTCCTTATTCAATATAGCTGATTGGATCCAGTATTTGTAACCTCCATCTGAGTTTATTTTGGATttgaagacaaaaaaataaaaaagatgaatgCAATTTACGACTATTGACCATATACGGACGGCCATTTTTGCACTTGAACGGAAGCTTTGTTTTGCTCTCccttagaaaaagaaattccaactTAGTTTTGCAGTTAAAGATGTGGCAACGTGTGCCTTGTCGATTGGACTTGCTTCAATCATGCGATCGATATgtaaagtaattttttgttaaatagaATCTGTGGTCGAATCCTATTTAAAAGATGAGAGCCCGTGGACCACTCATCGAAAAGTGAAGGTCTCGAGAAATggatgaaaatgatgaattttaaggaaaaaatgggtttttttttttgttagattttgggCAAGAGTGTAATTGACTATAAAAGCAAAGGAATTGAAATGTAGGCATGAAAATTAAAGGTGGCGAGGAAGATAAAAGAGTACTCGAATTGAAAGGTATATGAAAGGTAAATTTGCAAGCTACTTAAAAAAAGCTCTTTAGattttatcctaattttttccATTACCGTCAGGATGGATGGATTGGTCTTAATAACAATTGGCTTGGTGTCAATTGTTCATGACTTAGTGgaatataaaattttagaatcaaATTGTTATCACGTTCCCAGCATGAGCTGACTCTTGATGGCCCACGCTCTGATATTCGGCATccgaaaaatctattttttcatGGCAAAAGTATTGTCCGACACGCTTTATTACATGGTAGGACAAcctaataaaggaaaaaataaagtggctttgtaaaaagcGAGAGGGCATCAATACTCCCACTGGAGGGTTGGTTCAGCTTTTTATTTCAATTCCTGCCGGGCTCCATCTTTGAGTATAGAAGAATGCCTTCGATGCTTTGATGCTCCACTAACAAtcgatgcttttttttttctttttctttttttctgggaaTTAGGCTCTAGTCCTAATACATTCAAAGAATCCCCCAAGTCAACTCAGTTACATTTGGAGGAAACACTGCAAAAAACGATGGCTCTCCTTGGTTCTCTGGAAAAAGAGGTGCGTTAAAACTACAAATGAAGAACGGTTGTCCGAGGTAGGTGATTCCGTGGAAGCGTGCAATAGTGATCTTTCTTTGCATCTTTTGTCGCTCATCGTGAGCCTGAATCAGTCGGTAGTTGTTTTGGGACAGAAAAAGTCAGTCTACCGTTTCTCTTATAAATTGCCAATAGGCGTGAGGTAACTGGAAAGTTGCAATTTCGAACAAGCACGATCGCTTCTGCAGCCAAAGATCATAGGAATGGAACATCTCGAAGGAAAGTCTCTCCCCCATGGTGGTGAATCTTCATCATCGTCAAGGAGGGATTACGAGGTGTTCTTGAACTTCAGAGGGCCCGACACTCGCTTAACCATCACAGATTCTCTCTACGGGGCCATGATCCGGGCCGGAATTTGTGTCTTCAAAGATGACGAAGAGCTCCGTGTTGGGGAAGAGATCGGAGGCGAGCTTTTGAGAGCAATCTCCAATTCAAAAATTTACATACCAATCTTCTCTAAAGACTATGCTTCCAGTAAATGGTGTCTCCGTGAGCTCGCTTACATGGTGGAGTGTAGGAAGAGAGGTGAGAAAGTGATCTTGCCCATCTTCTATGGGGTGGATGCATCCGATCTTAAGCTCAAAACTGGATTGTATGGCAAGGCCCTACGAAAGCATAAGAGACAGTCTGGTGAAGAAACAGCGAAGCAGTGGGAGGAGGCCCTTAGAGAAGTCGCTAGAATTAAGGGATGGAACTTAACAGATCACGGGTAATTAATGACAACTTCTGTACTTTCATTTCTAAATTTAGATCATTGTTTCTTAATCATGAAAACTCAATATATAGATCAACACCCCTTCCCTCCCTCTAACAAATATTCTAAAGTCAAATGGAAGTTGAAATGGTTGTGCAAATAACCATGTTCCTTTTATAAAGTCCATCTCATCggacataatttttcaaaactcgTAACCAATCCATTGACTGCACTTTTGCATGCAGTTTTTATCTCATCTTATGCCCCTCTTCTTTGTAGTAATTCCTATTACAATTGAATTTTAGAGTAATCATTTAAGGATGAGCCTTACCCATGAATAATTCAAAAAGGTGTGTCCCATTCGATGTGGGACTGTGGTGCCATAAACTCCACACTTAAAAGTATTGACGTCCTCCTCAGTGTTGGCCCCACTTAAGAATACACTCCCTACTTAATGTGCCATTTGATCCATTTTCACCCTTTGTCATACCAGAAGCGTGGCACGAACCAAAACAATTGGTCCAGTTCGCCCACTTGGCTATGGAGCTAGTTTTGATGGCCACATCGCCCGTTAGAACTTCGCTGATTTGACCATCTAAAAATTCTTCAGAACTGCCCCCCACATCAAATTCGAACCATTGTTAACTGTAACTGAGATCAATCTTCTCAATCTAGGTAGGACTAAATATGAACTTGGTttaacaatttaagtttttggtTTTACATATTTATGCTTCTACATGTGTTTGTGATTTCTCAAATTGGGACTGTTGTATTATGTATATGGCAGGCAAGATAAACTTATAACTCTTGTATTGGAAGAAGTTTTGGGTAAACTGATGCCTACACAGAGAAACTGGTGTGATGGCTTGGTGGGAATTCACGATCGGATGGAAGCCGTTATGGAATTGTTAGGCCTAGGTACTTCTGATGTACGATTTGTGGTGATTTATGGTATGGGCGGTATTGGGAAAACAACTCTTGCTAAGGCAATCTTCAAGTGTATCTCTTCCCAGTTCCAAAGTTGCAGTTTTCTTTCAGATATCCggggtaaaaatattttaagtctGCAAAAGACATTATTATGTGATATTCTTGGTATTCGACATCCTAACTTTATTGATGCTGATGAGGGGAGGGACATGATCAAAGAAAGACTCAATGATAAGAAAGTCATCCTTGTTCTTGATGACATGGACAATAGGGATCAGCTCATGAAGCTAGCTGGTAAATCTAGTTGGTTTGGGCCGGGAAGCAGAATTATCATTACAACTAAAAACACCTATTTCTTAGCTCCCCAAATCGACACCCAAGATGACATTATCATCCCACTTTATCACCAAgatttctctttttatgaaATGAAGGAAATGCAATTTCACCATGCTCTTCAACTATTCAGCAAGCACTCCTTTGAAAGTGTCTCACCTCAACGAGACTACATCAGTATTTCACGTGAAATTGTCGAAACTATTGGAGGACTACCATTGGCTCTTGAGGTCATAGGTTCTTTACTCCATTCAAAAGGCAAGAAAACATGGAAAGACACATTGACGAAGTTGAAGGAAGTGCCCGATCGAGATGTGCAGAAAAAGTTGTTGATAAGTTACGAAGAATTAGAGTACAAGcaacaacaaatttttcttgatatcgcATGTCACTGCATTGGTGAAGAAAGAATCACCACATATTACATGTGGAAAGCTTGCGATTTTTTTCCATATACTGGACTCCGTGTTCTTATTCATTTATCTTTGATAAAACTCCAAGATGATAGACTGTGGATGCACAACCAACTCAGAGATCTCGGAAGAGCAATTGTTTGGCGAGAATCCTTTAAAGTTCCTGGAAAGCGTAGTAGGTTGTGGTGTTCAACCGTTGCCTTAGAAGTGGTTCAGAACAACTTGGTATATCTTAGTAAAGAAGTGAATTGCCTATGAAAAAACTGAACATGCAGTTTTGTGTATTTAGAGTTCTTTTTCACCTAGAACATTCACTCATTTCTATACATAGGACACTGATGATTTTGCATAATTTGAGAGAAATGAACAACATTCCAAATGAACTAATTTTTACAATTACGACTCCCATGTAAATGGGAGAGATAAGGATTCATGGAATTTGCCCCCTTTTGTATAAGATAATATCTATGTgcctcgttttttttttttttttttttttttggttctccCATGTTTACTATTAGTTGAATTTAGAGATATGCTCCCTATTTTGTTATTTAGTACTTACTCTGAATGGTTCAATCATGTTGCTAACTTGTTGCTTTGGAAATatcagggaacaaaaaacatTGAAACACTCAAACTCATAGGACTTGCTGACGGGCATAATTTTACAAGTGGCGAATTTTCAAGGCTACCAAGTTTAAGATTCCTTGAATTGGATGGGGGAAACTTTGTAGGAGACTTCAAAAATCTTCTCTCTAATCTAACATGGCTCTCTTGGCATCATTGCCCTTCAAAACTACATGCCACTAGTTTATGTCTAAGGAAATTGGCCGTTCTCAAGATTTCAGAGAGCGATCTTACTGAAGACT
This genomic stretch from Eucalyptus grandis isolate ANBG69807.140 chromosome 3, ASM1654582v1, whole genome shotgun sequence harbors:
- the LOC104438356 gene encoding disease resistance protein RUN1, which codes for MEHLEGKSLPHGGESSSSSRRDYEVFLNFRGPDTRLTITDSLYGAMIRAGICVFKDDEELRVGEEIGGELLRAISNSKIYIPIFSKDYASSKWCLRELAYMVECRKRGEKVILPIFYGVDASDLKLKTGLYGKALRKHKRQSGEETAKQWEEALREVARIKGWNLTDHGQDKLITLVLEEVLGKLMPTQRNWCDGLVGIHDRMEAVMELLGLGTSDVRFVVIYGMGGIGKTTLAKAIFKCISSQFQSCSFLSDIRGKNILSLQKTLLCDILGIRHPNFIDADEGRDMIKERLNDKKVILVLDDMDNRDQLMKLAGKSSWFGPGSRIIITTKNTYFLAPQIDTQDDIIIPLYHQDFSFYEMKEMQFHHALQLFSKHSFESVSPQRDYISISREIVETIGGLPLALEVIGSLLHSKGKKTWKDTLTKLKEVPDRDVQKKLLISYEELEYKQQQIFLDIACHCIGEERITTYYMWKACDFFPYTGLRVLIHLSLIKLQDDRLWMHNQLRDLGRAIVWRESFKVPGKRSRLWCSTVALEVVQNNLGTKNIETLKLIGLADGHNFTSGEFSRLPSLRFLELDGGNFVGDFKNLLSNLTWLSWHHCPSKLHATSLCLRKLAVLKISESDLTEDWNGWGACMVNDNLKVIYLARCNYLKRTPDFSKCLNLKKLALKNCTRVEEIDSSINQLGRLKYLEIDGKDHLAQRNIFPAVHLLLNSIGHLKSLSVLKVENQDGVRKLPPSIGELLGLKHLSLSGCCNLRELFDSIGELRSLLYLDLQDTGVSALPDSIGRLESLLELDVSSTPIAELPPSIGNLKQLKLMILSSSKIRELPKSIGTLENLEELNARKCDNLEGKIPSEITRLSKLKTLDLSWTKVNGLPMTFNRLFNLRRLDLGECMELQLLPNLPTSLIDIKISSSSLQVVPDLSNLTNLDRLIISDCSYDDKSVTKRSSIMEQGQILHPNLECLGRLHKLEELYVDLFDFAMHPTDLSSLSRLRYFGTTCTDPQSLTGFPSNLVVLSLKDVKTPIEWSMFSNLDNLFHLHLISYWLGEIEFDNVLGQLKKLQILELSDCDALARISNVSSLKEHQELCVESCPKLIEIESERPSTGDCSSTERPNPDAPKLEKLPRFTIRDCASLQKIPNACHTNVRRCPRLDGFDE